In Anaerobacillus isosaccharinicus, one genomic interval encodes:
- a CDS encoding TIGR03826 family flagellar region protein has protein sequence MPDLLNCPRCNKIFVKNFRDVCPDCYKQEEEDFQAVYQFVRKKENRMASILEVEEATEVEQALIYKFIKQGRISLHSFPNLSYPCEACDTMIREGRICSVCKGNITGGLDRLESEKRFEKRKIQEENRKITTYHSLKNRLDK, from the coding sequence ATGCCAGATTTACTAAATTGTCCGCGTTGCAACAAAATATTTGTTAAGAACTTCCGTGATGTTTGCCCAGATTGTTATAAGCAAGAGGAAGAAGATTTTCAGGCTGTTTATCAATTCGTAAGGAAAAAGGAAAATCGAATGGCCTCTATCTTAGAAGTTGAAGAAGCAACGGAAGTAGAACAAGCTCTAATTTATAAATTTATCAAACAAGGCCGGATTTCGCTCCATAGCTTTCCAAACCTATCATACCCATGCGAAGCTTGCGATACAATGATTCGCGAAGGCCGAATTTGTAGCGTGTGCAAAGGGAATATTACAGGTGGCTTAGATCGACTAGAAAGTGAAAAAAGGTTTGAAAAACGTAAGATACAAGAAGAGAATAGAAAAATTACAACCTATCACTCGCTAAAAAATAGACTTGATAAGTAA
- a CDS encoding ComF family protein, translating to MHCLSCHSPFIEKISWQHVFGISVPRQLCEECTKKLEKITGDLCEKCGRPFLNLDAKYRKGDLCNDCVRWGEGALTKSRSIYVYNEFLQEVIAKWKYRGDAELVKLFRPELQNLTEQFEIDVVVPIPLSKGRLYERSFNQSKALAEGLPYPIIEALMRPDEAEKQSKKSRKERLHREERFQMVPSFLYDLQGKTVLLVDDIYTTGATLYSAANTLKEQGGAGPIFSITVARG from the coding sequence ATGCATTGTTTGTCGTGCCATTCCCCTTTTATCGAAAAAATCAGTTGGCAACATGTTTTTGGGATTTCTGTTCCTAGGCAACTATGTGAAGAATGCACAAAAAAACTAGAAAAGATCACCGGTGATCTTTGTGAAAAATGTGGTCGGCCGTTCCTTAACTTAGATGCCAAGTATCGCAAAGGTGATTTATGTAATGATTGTGTTCGTTGGGGTGAAGGAGCGTTAACAAAAAGTCGTTCTATCTATGTGTACAATGAATTTTTACAAGAAGTAATCGCAAAGTGGAAATACCGTGGTGATGCCGAACTCGTGAAGTTATTTCGGCCAGAATTACAAAATTTAACTGAGCAATTCGAAATTGATGTAGTCGTACCGATTCCCTTAAGTAAAGGTCGGCTTTATGAGCGTAGTTTTAATCAATCTAAAGCTCTAGCAGAAGGCCTGCCATATCCGATAATTGAAGCGTTAATGAGACCTGATGAAGCAGAAAAACAAAGTAAAAAAAGTCGTAAAGAACGCTTACATCGAGAAGAAAGGTTTCAAATGGTGCCATCCTTTCTTTACGACTTGCAAGGAAAAACAGTGTTACTTGTTGATGATATCTACACAACAGGGGCAACGCTTTATTCAGCTGCAAACACGCTAAAAGAGCAGGGTGGAGCTGGACCGATTTTCTCTATAACAGTTGCCCGTGGTTAG
- a CDS encoding helicase-related protein has translation MYSLLAVCGAGKTEILFEGMNKAIELGQTVLIATPRSDVVHELTPRIKAVFPEVSVLSLYGGSEDRGKEGQLVIATTHQLLRYNNHFDFVVIDEVDAFPFSYDPMLKYAADKATKQNATKILLTATPDKKLQNSPDIEIVKIPKRYHGFLLPVPRPEWSGNWRKLLKKGHIPINIIEWLKKREVTNQQAFLFVPSVTVLNQLVPILQKQFHSLDGVHSEDPIRREKVQKFRNKEIQLLVTTTILERGVTVPNIAVAVYGADDDVFTESALVQISGRVGRSAEHPTGDIVFFHYGKTEAMLDAIDHIKLMNKLGGF, from the coding sequence ATGTATTCATTGTTAGCTGTTTGTGGCGCTGGTAAAACAGAAATCTTATTTGAAGGAATGAACAAAGCGATTGAACTTGGCCAAACTGTACTTATTGCGACGCCAAGAAGTGATGTTGTCCATGAATTAACACCCCGAATTAAAGCGGTCTTTCCAGAGGTGTCAGTTCTTTCTTTGTATGGGGGAAGTGAAGATCGTGGCAAAGAAGGTCAACTCGTTATCGCAACGACGCATCAACTCCTTAGATATAATAACCACTTTGATTTTGTTGTCATTGATGAAGTAGACGCCTTCCCATTTTCATATGATCCAATGCTGAAATATGCTGCTGACAAAGCAACGAAACAAAATGCCACTAAAATTCTTTTAACAGCAACCCCAGATAAAAAACTGCAGAATTCTCCCGATATAGAAATTGTTAAAATCCCAAAGCGTTACCACGGCTTTTTGCTTCCTGTACCGAGACCAGAGTGGTCGGGCAACTGGAGAAAACTCCTAAAGAAAGGTCATATCCCAATCAACATCATCGAATGGCTTAAAAAAAGAGAAGTCACAAACCAACAAGCTTTTCTGTTCGTCCCCTCGGTTACCGTTTTAAACCAACTCGTTCCGATTCTCCAAAAACAGTTCCACTCCTTAGATGGCGTTCATTCTGAAGACCCTATCCGCCGTGAAAAAGTTCAAAAATTCCGTAACAAAGAAATTCAACTATTAGTCACAACAACCATCTTAGAACGAGGTGTTACAGTCCCTAACATTGCAGTAGCAGTATATGGAGCTGATGATGATGTTTTTACTGAAAGTGCCTTAGTGCAAATTTCAGGGCGAGTCGGACGAAGCGCTGAGCACCCAACAGGAGACATTGTCTTTTTTCACTATGGAAAAACAGAGGCAATGCTTGATGCGATCGACCATATTAAATTGATGAATAAGCTAGGAGGTTTTTAA
- a CDS encoding ParM/StbA family protein, whose product MNIIGGDFGRKNVKIFTGQKMFHFSSVVGEARERNLDNGYFRGDLEVEFESEKYYVGDLAERESDFRRYMMTKHKHHDDTKLLALTALHQADVTEVRLITGLPVTSHKEENKKKLKQLLQGRHEIVVNGEKKTIIIMSVDVTVEGGAAFWSKPQDGLIRVVDGGSKTINYVTLNNRRYVDRESGTLDFGFETNKSTNDKQLVARVAGELGKKWEAEDVIWTVGGKASVLADYLQPYFENVAPMPNALYANAMGYYKMGRVIYNV is encoded by the coding sequence ATGAATATTATAGGCGGAGATTTTGGAAGGAAAAATGTAAAGATTTTTACTGGCCAGAAGATGTTTCATTTTTCTTCAGTAGTTGGTGAAGCTAGAGAGCGTAATCTTGACAATGGATATTTTAGAGGTGATCTAGAAGTTGAATTTGAAAGTGAAAAATACTATGTAGGAGATCTTGCTGAGCGAGAAAGTGATTTTAGACGATATATGATGACTAAGCATAAGCACCACGATGATACTAAACTGTTAGCATTAACAGCACTACATCAAGCAGATGTCACTGAGGTAAGATTGATCACAGGTTTACCGGTTACTAGCCACAAAGAAGAAAACAAAAAGAAATTAAAGCAACTGCTGCAGGGCAGACATGAAATCGTAGTTAACGGTGAAAAGAAAACAATCATCATTATGTCTGTGGATGTAACGGTAGAAGGTGGAGCTGCGTTTTGGAGCAAACCCCAGGATGGATTGATCAGGGTTGTTGATGGAGGTAGCAAGACGATTAATTATGTTACTTTAAACAATCGCCGCTACGTCGATCGTGAGTCCGGCACCTTAGACTTTGGTTTTGAAACAAATAAAAGCACTAATGATAAACAGTTAGTCGCTCGGGTTGCTGGGGAGCTAGGCAAGAAGTGGGAAGCTGAAGATGTTATTTGGACGGTTGGAGGTAAAGCTTCAGTATTAGCTGATTATTTACAGCCGTATTTTGAAAATGTAGCTCCGATGCCTAACGCCCTTTATGCTAACGCTATGGGTTACTACAAGATGGGTAGAGTGATCTACAATGTTTAA
- a CDS encoding helix-turn-helix domain-containing protein gives MFGLGKPRTKLGKWMDQRGIKGSWLSEKTNLNKCTISDLTSKGEHAPNQSTMKKILKALRQIDPNVKVDDFWDM, from the coding sequence ATGTTTGGACTTGGAAAACCTAGAACAAAATTAGGTAAATGGATGGATCAAAGAGGAATAAAAGGTTCTTGGTTAAGTGAAAAAACAAATTTAAATAAATGTACAATAAGCGATTTAACATCAAAAGGAGAACATGCTCCTAATCAAAGTACTATGAAAAAAATACTAAAGGCTTTACGCCAAATCGACCCTAATGTTAAAGTTGATGACTTCTGGGATATGTAA